One window of Quercus robur chromosome 12, dhQueRobu3.1, whole genome shotgun sequence genomic DNA carries:
- the LOC126710356 gene encoding flavonoid 3'-monooxygenase CYP75B137-like isoform X1, with translation MLNTVSAMWSRWWSASNDKDELSRANLTALVSISAVLFWFLWAAKKSRKPPLPPGPRGLPLLGYLPFLGTNLHRKFEELAGLYGPIYKVWLGQKLCVVISSPSLVKEVVRDQDRIFANRDPPIAARVASYGGADIAFSSYGPDWKKLRKIFVREMLSNSNLDGSYTLRREEVKKSIRNVYDKIGTPIDIGVLAFVTAVNAVMNMVWGDSLRGEEGTKIGAEFKRLVGEQMVLMGKPNVSDFFPWLAMFDLQGIERKGKRIVQWIEPILDSAIEKRMNSNTGKNEGTGQMEQRKDFLQLLLELREQDGAATSITMRQVKAMLTDILVGGTDTTSTMVEWVMAELMQHPEAMRKVYEELTEFVGLDSLVEESHFPKLHYLDAVIKETFRLHPALPLLVPRCPSQSSTIGGYYIPKGCMVWLNVWVIHRDPKIWENPLEFQPERFLNESSNLDYFGNSFNYIPFGSGRRICAGLPLAEKTLMYILASLLHSFEWKLPHGTELEFSDNFGIVTKKLNPTVAVPTPRLSNFELYTK, from the exons ATGTTGAATACAGTTTCCGCCATGTGGTCACGGTGGTGGAGTGCTAGCAACGACAAAGATGAACTTTCTAGAGCAAATCTCACTGCTTTAGTCTCTATATCCGCGGTGTTGTTCTGGTTCTTATGGGCAGCCAAGAAATCAAGAAAGCCTCCATTGCCACCAGGTCCACGTGGCTTGCCACTACTTGGGTACCTTCCCTTTCTAGGTACCAACCTTCATAGGAAATTTGAGGAACTGGCAGGGCTCTATGGACCTATCTACAAGGTTTGGCTTGGACAAAAATTATGTGTCGTGATAAGTTCACCATCACTGGTGAAAGAAGTGGTTCGTGACCAAGACAGAATATTCGCCAACCGTGACCCTCCCATAGCTGCACGAGTTGCCTCATATGGGGGAGCTGATATTGCATTTTCATCATATGGTCCTGATTGGAAGAAGTTGCGTAAGATTTTTGTGCGAGAAATGCTGAGTAATTCAAATCTTGATGGTTCTTACACCCTACGAAGGGAAGAAGTAAAAAAGTCTATTAGAAATGTGTATGACAAAATAGGCACTCCCATAGATATCGGGGTATTGGCATTTGTGACTGCAGTAAACGCGGTCATGAACATGGTGTGGGGTGACTCGCTACGAGGAGAGGAAGGGACTAAAATTGGAGCTGAGTTTAAAAGATTAGTGGGGGAACAGATGGTGCTAATGGGAAAACCAAATGTCTCGGACTTTTTCCCATGGCTTGCAATGTTTGATTTACAAGGGATtgagagaaaaggaaagaggaTTGTGCAATGGATTGAGCCCATTCTTGATTCAGCCATTGAAAAAAGGATGAATTCTAACACAGGCAAAAATGAGGGGACTGGACAGATGGAACAAAGGAAGGACTTCTTGCAACTTCTCTTGGAGTTAAGGGAACAAGATGGTGCTGCAACATCAATTACCATGAGGCAAGTGAAGGCCATGCTTACG GACATATTGGTGGGTGGAACTGATACCACATCAACCATGGTGGAATGGGTGATGGCAGAGCTGATGCAGCATCCAGAGGCAATGAGGAAAGTCTATGAAGAGTTAACAGAATTTGTGGGTTTGGATAGCTTAGTTGAAGAATCCCATTTTCCCAAATTACACTATTTAGATGCTGTCATTAAAGAGACGTTCCGCTTGCACCCCGCGCTTCCCCTCCTAGTGCCTCGTTGTCCAAGCCAATCTAGCACTATTGGTGGGTACTACATACCCAAAGGTTGTATGGTTTGGTTAAATGTTTGGGTGATACATAGGGACCCAAAGATTTGGGAGAATCCATTGGAATTTCAACCAGAAAGGTTCCTAAATGAGTCTAGCAATTTGGATTATTTTGGCAACAGTTTTAATTATATTCCATTTGGATCTGGGAGAAGAATATGTGCAGGGCTTCCATTAGCAGAAAAAACTCTGATGTACATCTTAGCTTCGCTCTTGCATTCATTTGAGTGGAAATTGCCACATGGTACAGAGTTGGAATTTTCTGACAATTTTGGTATTGTTAccaaaaaattgaacccaacAGTTGCTGTTCCAACACCAAGGTTATCCAACTTTGAGCtctacacaaaataa